One Desulfobulbus oligotrophicus DNA segment encodes these proteins:
- the mraY gene encoding phospho-N-acetylmuramoyl-pentapeptide-transferase, translated as MFYNFLYQFHTELSLFNVFRYITFRSIGCSVTAFLIVVLVGPSFIAWLQKKQIGQVIRDDGPETHFSKKGIPTMGGLLILFAITGSALLWTDLRSGLVWVLIGISVFFGAIGSADDLKKIRKGNARGLSAKEKLVLQICGALAVGIFLLVTRSHDGVLSFPFFKTFHPDLGWWYLPFAVFVIVGASNAVNLTDGLDGLAAGPIVITASTYLIFSYVAGNAVVASYLQIPFVPGAGEVTVFCGGIVGACLGFLWFNCYPAEIFMGDVGSLSLGGTLGVVSIITKQEFLLVIVGGIFVMEATSVILQVGYFKMTGGKRIFLMAPFHHHFEKKGWLEPKVVVRFWIISIILGLIALATLKLR; from the coding sequence ATGTTTTATAATTTTTTATACCAGTTCCATACCGAGTTGAGCCTGTTCAACGTTTTTCGGTATATCACCTTTCGTTCCATTGGCTGCAGTGTGACTGCCTTTCTGATCGTAGTCCTTGTTGGGCCCAGTTTTATTGCCTGGTTGCAGAAGAAACAGATCGGCCAGGTTATTCGTGATGATGGTCCGGAGACACATTTTTCAAAAAAGGGGATCCCCACCATGGGGGGGCTTCTGATACTCTTTGCGATAACCGGTTCAGCCCTGCTATGGACTGACCTGCGCAGCGGACTGGTCTGGGTGCTGATAGGTATCAGTGTATTTTTTGGGGCTATCGGTTCTGCAGACGATCTTAAAAAAATCAGAAAAGGAAACGCAAGGGGACTCAGCGCTAAAGAAAAATTAGTCCTGCAGATTTGTGGAGCCTTAGCGGTTGGTATCTTTCTTTTAGTGACCCGCAGTCATGACGGTGTCCTCAGTTTTCCGTTTTTCAAGACCTTTCATCCTGATTTAGGATGGTGGTACTTACCTTTTGCCGTGTTTGTGATCGTCGGTGCTTCCAATGCCGTCAACTTGACAGACGGTCTTGATGGTTTGGCAGCCGGACCGATCGTCATCACTGCCTCAACGTATCTGATTTTTTCGTATGTGGCAGGCAATGCGGTGGTGGCCAGTTATTTACAGATCCCCTTTGTTCCCGGCGCCGGCGAGGTCACCGTATTTTGCGGCGGCATTGTGGGGGCCTGTCTCGGTTTTCTCTGGTTTAACTGTTATCCAGCGGAAATTTTCATGGGTGACGTTGGTTCCCTGTCACTGGGCGGCACGTTGGGAGTGGTATCGATAATCACAAAACAGGAGTTCCTGCTGGTCATCGTGGGTGGCATTTTCGTGATGGAAGCAACCTCGGTGATTCTGCAGGTCGGGTATTTCAAGATGACCGGTGGTAAGCGGATTTTCCTTATGGCTCCATTCCACCATCACTTTGAAAAAAAAGGGTGGTTGGAACCAAAGGTGGTGGTCCGTTTCTGGATCATCTCCATTATTTTGGGTTTGATTGCCCTTGCTACCCTTAAGTTGAGATAA
- the murD gene encoding UDP-N-acetylmuramoyl-L-alanine--D-glutamate ligase, with product MDIQPGTQALIIGLGAAGLSTVRYLTAMGVRVKVSDQRKIDQIEPATIDLLRSAGIALETGGHSLDQLTGMDVVIPGPGVPLDVPVLQAARKQGLPVLGELALAAGRFSSPVIAITGSNGKTTVTGLLGHLLQAAGKHPFVGGNIGTPLLDYFAAPEAYDVVVLELSSFQLDLAGAFRPDTALLLNISPDHLDRHGSLAAYRSTKMRIFANQIQGDTAILGADDPVVAHACICSGVNRYMFGRDPVCAARIVDDNILLRLEQNGNSRQEEYRLSRTNLFSSVNQLNAAAALLAAAVHGCRYEDLARGLATFIPPPHRMAEVAVIDDVRFINDSKATNIGALAAALNSCPAPVVLIAGGRDKASDFTLLKETVARRVKRLILIGEAADAMEAALGSAVGTERAKTMEDAVRRAKAVAGSGDIVLLAPGCASFDMFSGYAERGTVYEQHVLRLSRECGVNVCG from the coding sequence ATGGATATCCAACCAGGGACACAGGCATTGATCATCGGCTTGGGAGCAGCAGGGCTGTCAACGGTGCGCTATCTGACAGCCATGGGTGTCCGGGTGAAGGTTTCCGATCAACGCAAGATTGATCAGATTGAGCCCGCAACCATCGACCTGCTGCGGTCGGCAGGGATTGCCCTGGAAACCGGCGGGCACAGTCTTGATCAGCTCACCGGCATGGATGTGGTCATCCCCGGGCCGGGCGTTCCGCTTGATGTGCCCGTGCTGCAGGCTGCCCGCAAACAAGGTCTCCCCGTTCTTGGTGAACTGGCGCTGGCAGCCGGTCGGTTTTCCAGCCCGGTAATCGCGATTACCGGTTCCAACGGGAAGACAACTGTCACCGGTCTGCTCGGTCATCTGTTGCAGGCTGCAGGCAAACATCCCTTTGTTGGTGGCAATATTGGTACACCGCTGCTCGACTACTTTGCAGCCCCGGAAGCGTATGACGTGGTGGTTCTTGAACTGTCGAGCTTCCAGCTCGATCTGGCTGGTGCGTTCCGACCGGACACAGCCCTCTTGCTGAACATCTCACCTGATCATCTTGACCGGCACGGATCACTGGCAGCATACAGGAGTACCAAGATGCGGATCTTTGCCAACCAGATCCAGGGAGATACGGCGATTCTCGGTGCTGACGATCCGGTGGTTGCACATGCCTGTATCTGTTCCGGGGTTAACCGGTACATGTTTGGCCGGGATCCGGTGTGCGCGGCGAGAATTGTTGATGACAATATCCTGCTGCGCCTTGAGCAGAACGGCAACTCTCGTCAAGAAGAGTACCGTCTCAGCCGGACAAACCTGTTTTCTTCGGTCAATCAGTTGAATGCCGCGGCAGCGCTTTTGGCGGCAGCTGTGCATGGCTGCCGGTACGAAGATCTTGCCCGGGGTTTGGCCACGTTCATACCGCCTCCACACCGGATGGCCGAGGTGGCTGTTATCGATGATGTCCGTTTTATTAACGATTCCAAGGCAACGAATATCGGGGCATTGGCAGCGGCTTTGAACAGTTGTCCGGCTCCGGTTGTCCTCATTGCCGGCGGGCGTGACAAGGCCAGTGATTTCACCCTGTTAAAGGAAACAGTGGCTCGCAGGGTGAAGCGTCTGATCCTGATCGGTGAAGCAGCAGATGCAATGGAGGCCGCTTTGGGATCAGCCGTTGGCACAGAACGGGCAAAAACCATGGAAGATGCTGTCCGCCGGGCAAAAGCCGTTGCCGGCAGTGGCGACATTGTCTTGCTTGCTCCTGGTTGTGCAAGTTTCGATATGTTTTCCGGGTATGCCGAAAGGGGGACGGTCTATGAACAACATGTGCTGCGACTTTCCCGGGAATGTGGAGTCAACGTATGCGGCTGA
- the murG gene encoding undecaprenyldiphospho-muramoylpentapeptide beta-N-acetylglucosaminyltransferase: MRLIVAGGGTGGHLFPGIAVASEVLARIPDSRILFIGTPRLLDQQALVGLGFELATLQCGGVKGLSGGARIRSLLMMPGAIVEALRMIRRFKPDLVLGVGGYVTGPVMLAAKLAGVPIVIHEQNSVPGMANRLAGKLADRVLISLPCKPPFAAKKTVHSGNPLRKEILEAAAQSRQTEEPPTVLVLGGSQGAHRINMLMMEAVEYLSVQGIPVRLIHQTGSVDEERVANWYAQLGTMAEVTAFIRDMAAVYTRADLVVSRAGATTLAELAVMGLPALLIPYPYAADDHQVTNGEYYAKANGCRVLRESGLTGEILAATIREHLQNREELHTMAANMKTMAIPDATDRIVDECVRLVAQKRRKD; the protein is encoded by the coding sequence ATGCGGCTGATTGTAGCAGGAGGAGGGACCGGTGGGCACCTTTTTCCCGGTATTGCGGTGGCCTCAGAAGTTTTGGCCCGAATTCCGGATTCGCGGATACTCTTCATCGGGACACCTCGTCTCCTCGATCAACAGGCACTTGTCGGCCTGGGATTTGAATTGGCAACGTTGCAGTGCGGTGGTGTCAAGGGGTTAAGTGGTGGGGCGCGGATTCGCAGCTTACTGATGATGCCGGGGGCGATTGTTGAAGCCCTGCGTATGATCCGCAGGTTCAAGCCGGATCTGGTCCTGGGAGTCGGCGGATATGTGACCGGGCCGGTGATGTTGGCGGCAAAGCTGGCAGGGGTGCCGATAGTGATTCATGAGCAGAATTCAGTGCCCGGCATGGCTAATCGGCTGGCCGGAAAGTTGGCGGACAGGGTTTTGATTTCTCTGCCATGCAAACCTCCGTTTGCAGCCAAAAAAACTGTTCATAGCGGCAATCCGTTGCGGAAAGAGATTCTTGAAGCTGCCGCACAGTCCCGGCAGACGGAAGAACCGCCGACAGTGCTGGTGCTGGGCGGTAGTCAGGGAGCACATCGGATAAATATGCTGATGATGGAGGCCGTGGAATATTTGAGTGTGCAGGGGATACCTGTTCGGCTTATTCATCAGACCGGATCAGTCGATGAGGAGAGGGTTGCCAACTGGTATGCTCAGCTTGGCACCATGGCCGAAGTAACCGCCTTTATCCGTGACATGGCAGCTGTTTATACACGGGCTGATCTGGTGGTTTCCAGAGCCGGCGCCACCACACTGGCGGAGTTGGCGGTGATGGGCCTGCCGGCGCTTTTGATTCCATATCCCTACGCAGCGGATGATCATCAGGTAACCAATGGAGAATATTACGCAAAAGCAAACGGTTGCCGGGTGTTGCGTGAATCAGGGCTTACCGGTGAGATTCTTGCGGCCACCATCAGGGAGCACTTGCAGAACCGCGAGGAGTTACATACAATGGCGGCCAATATGAAGACCATGGCGATTCCGGATGCAACAGACCGGATCGTGGACGAATGTGTTCGACTCGTGGCGCAAAAGAGACGAAAAGATTGA
- the murC gene encoding UDP-N-acetylmuramate--L-alanine ligase codes for MYRKTKHIHFVGIGGIGMSGIAELLLSLGYRVSGSDQAVTDITKRLVEMGATIHHGHKAAWIDGADVVVTSTAIPADNPEVIAAKDAYVPVIQRAEMLAELMRLKKYGIAVAGSHGKTSTTSMVAAVLAEAGLDPTVVVGGKVHGFGSNARLGEGEFLVAEADESDGSFLKLSPVIEVVTNIDFEHLDFYRDIEQIKDIFLEFVDRLPFYGVAVVCIDDDNVAQILPRIKKRILTYGLTEQADLQAVKIVSGNGTSTFTVRTRTAELGVVRLNRPGRHLVYNSLAAISVGLELEIDFAVIARALEQFKGVQRRLQVKGEAGDVLVVDDYGHHPTEIKATLEAVREGWPERRVVVAFQPHRYSRTKGLFDDFITSFRRADVLILTDIYAASEEPIAGVDSETLLEAIKEHGQRQACFIAELVEQPQSLLPLLQPGDLLLTLGAGNIVRVGDEVLELLQASSR; via the coding sequence ATGTACAGAAAAACCAAGCACATCCACTTTGTCGGTATCGGTGGGATTGGTATGTCCGGAATTGCTGAGTTGCTGCTGAGCCTGGGGTACAGGGTCAGCGGTTCTGACCAGGCGGTCACGGATATAACCAAAAGGCTTGTGGAGATGGGCGCGACGATTCACCATGGCCATAAGGCGGCGTGGATTGACGGTGCTGATGTGGTGGTTACATCAACAGCTATTCCTGCTGACAACCCCGAGGTCATCGCGGCCAAGGATGCGTATGTACCGGTGATTCAGCGGGCAGAGATGCTGGCAGAGCTGATGCGTCTGAAAAAATACGGGATAGCTGTTGCCGGCAGTCATGGCAAGACCTCCACCACCTCAATGGTTGCGGCTGTTTTGGCCGAGGCCGGATTGGATCCAACAGTGGTTGTCGGCGGTAAGGTCCATGGGTTCGGGAGCAACGCTCGACTGGGAGAAGGTGAGTTTTTAGTCGCTGAAGCCGATGAGAGTGACGGGTCGTTTCTCAAGTTATCACCGGTGATTGAGGTGGTGACCAACATTGATTTCGAACATCTCGATTTTTACCGGGATATAGAGCAGATCAAAGATATCTTTCTGGAGTTCGTTGATCGTTTACCTTTTTATGGCGTAGCTGTGGTGTGCATTGACGACGATAATGTCGCCCAGATTCTGCCCCGTATCAAGAAACGGATCCTTACCTATGGTCTTACTGAGCAGGCTGATCTGCAGGCGGTGAAAATTGTTTCAGGGAATGGTACCTCGACGTTTACGGTTCGAACGCGTACTGCGGAGCTGGGAGTCGTCAGGCTTAATCGTCCCGGCCGGCATCTGGTTTATAACAGTCTGGCGGCCATCAGTGTCGGTTTGGAGCTGGAAATCGATTTTGCCGTGATCGCGCGTGCACTCGAACAGTTTAAAGGCGTGCAGCGTCGTCTTCAGGTAAAAGGCGAAGCCGGTGATGTCCTGGTGGTGGATGATTACGGGCACCATCCCACGGAAATTAAAGCAACCCTGGAGGCGGTTCGTGAAGGGTGGCCGGAACGAAGAGTTGTGGTGGCTTTTCAGCCACATCGTTATAGTCGGACCAAAGGGCTGTTTGATGATTTTATAACTTCGTTTCGTCGAGCCGATGTGTTGATTCTGACCGATATATATGCTGCCAGTGAAGAACCGATTGCAGGGGTTGACTCCGAGACCCTCCTGGAGGCCATCAAAGAGCACGGCCAGCGTCAGGCCTGTTTCATTGCTGAATTGGTCGAACAACCGCAAAGTCTGTTGCCTCTGTTGCAACCCGGAGATCTGTTGCTCACTCTTGGTGCCGGTAATATTGTAAGAGTCGGTGACGAGGTTTTGGAACTGCTGCAGGCTTCCAGCCGTTGA
- the murB gene encoding UDP-N-acetylmuramate dehydrogenase, producing the protein MNDCQRSELIRLCPNIRWNVDMATYSTFRAGGTVEALVDINAIDKLKAVLRYLHAQQIPWNIVGGGSNILVSRRCHVGVFIRLRSSIREITRRPLVTAAGERCCLRVHAGCTLASLIGWCIHNNVSGLEFMAGIPGSVGGAIRMNAGAFGHAIGEVLSSVQIMDGLGNVEEVPREKVSFTYRSSRFPGEPADKVLITSGEFCLQPADGREVARRCREIIGLRRGSQPKGVGSAGSFFKNPEGDFAGRLIEQAGLKGLRIGRAMVSVKHANFIVNTGGAAPDDIIRLMEEVQRHVLQHSGVLLEPEVHIY; encoded by the coding sequence ATGAATGATTGTCAGCGCAGCGAGTTGATCAGACTGTGCCCGAACATTCGTTGGAATGTTGATATGGCGACCTATTCTACATTTCGTGCCGGTGGTACGGTCGAGGCGTTGGTGGATATCAATGCAATCGACAAATTAAAGGCAGTGCTGCGATACCTGCACGCACAGCAGATTCCATGGAACATCGTTGGCGGCGGCTCTAATATTCTGGTTTCCCGGCGTTGTCATGTCGGTGTGTTCATCCGGCTGCGTAGTTCGATTCGGGAGATTACCCGCAGACCTTTGGTTACAGCTGCAGGTGAGCGCTGTTGCCTGCGGGTCCATGCCGGATGCACGTTGGCATCACTGATCGGCTGGTGTATTCATAACAATGTAAGTGGACTGGAGTTCATGGCCGGAATACCCGGCAGCGTCGGCGGTGCTATCCGCATGAATGCCGGTGCTTTTGGGCATGCCATCGGCGAGGTGTTGTCTTCTGTACAAATAATGGACGGTTTGGGGAATGTTGAAGAAGTCCCCAGGGAAAAGGTGTCCTTCACATATCGATCCAGCCGTTTTCCCGGCGAACCGGCGGATAAAGTGCTGATTACCAGTGGTGAGTTCTGCCTGCAACCTGCTGATGGCAGGGAAGTGGCCAGGCGTTGTCGGGAGATTATCGGTTTGCGTCGAGGCAGCCAGCCTAAAGGAGTCGGATCTGCCGGTTCTTTTTTTAAAAATCCGGAAGGTGACTTTGCGGGCAGGCTTATCGAACAGGCAGGATTAAAAGGTTTGCGGATTGGCAGGGCCATGGTCTCTGTCAAGCATGCCAATTTTATTGTCAACACCGGAGGCGCTGCTCCTGATGATATTATCCGACTCATGGAGGAGGTGCAGCGGCATGTGTTGCAGCATTCAGGTGTGTTGCTTGAACCTGAGGTTCATATTTACTAG
- a CDS encoding cell division protein FtsQ/DivIB encodes MPIYTPRQSSSRSRKGGRKFKIARGILAAFGGKKAATLKTAQSQTLVISAQRAWKWKLLWKNLLFVCILVGVVGCGLWVGVQLLLQSTVFRLTDIKIAGNRHASQRQVLDLAGLQQGGNLFHFDSKAAVARIETHPWIERAEIKINWPSAVEITVSELQPFALINVEHGKERRLRYLNRAGRIFSEAGQGQEIDFPVITGAHHEKDLAVDHLVAGSMAKAACQLLDLASRGNAIVPIQAISEVHLDAEQGIILYLVDRPFPIYFGTDRLQVKYNRLVKVLGQLYAKKQIDAVKEIRMDYLDDKVLVTGIQSDG; translated from the coding sequence ATGCCGATTTATACTCCCCGTCAGTCATCGTCGCGTTCTCGGAAAGGGGGGCGAAAGTTTAAAATAGCCCGTGGGATACTCGCTGCTTTTGGGGGTAAGAAGGCTGCTACGCTTAAAACCGCACAGTCGCAGACCCTGGTCATCAGTGCGCAACGGGCCTGGAAGTGGAAGTTACTGTGGAAAAACCTGCTGTTCGTCTGTATTCTTGTCGGTGTCGTTGGCTGCGGTTTGTGGGTCGGAGTCCAGTTGCTGTTGCAGTCGACCGTTTTTCGTCTGACTGATATCAAGATAGCAGGGAATCGTCATGCAAGTCAGCGTCAGGTCTTGGATCTTGCCGGACTGCAGCAGGGAGGGAATCTTTTCCACTTTGATAGTAAGGCGGCTGTTGCACGTATTGAAACGCATCCATGGATTGAGCGGGCGGAGATTAAAATCAACTGGCCCTCTGCCGTGGAAATAACTGTCAGTGAACTGCAGCCCTTTGCACTGATCAATGTTGAGCATGGGAAGGAGCGGCGTCTCCGCTATCTGAACCGTGCCGGCCGCATTTTTTCTGAAGCCGGCCAGGGGCAGGAGATAGATTTTCCCGTTATCACAGGTGCGCACCATGAAAAAGATCTGGCAGTCGATCACCTGGTTGCAGGCAGTATGGCAAAGGCGGCATGTCAACTGCTTGACCTGGCCTCCCGGGGGAACGCTATTGTCCCGATTCAGGCGATCTCTGAAGTGCACCTTGATGCAGAGCAGGGGATCATCCTCTACCTGGTGGACCGGCCGTTCCCGATCTACTTCGGTACGGATCGATTACAGGTCAAATACAATCGTTTGGTCAAGGTGCTTGGGCAGTTGTATGCAAAAAAACAGATCGATGCTGTTAAAGAAATACGGATGGATTATTTAGATGATAAAGTCTTGGTTACCGGAATCCAAAGTGATGGATGA
- the ftsA gene encoding cell division protein FtsA, with protein MEEPVLREPGELVAGLDIGTTKVCAMIGEIFDDQIEIIGVGTAAASGMKKGVVVNIESTVKSIRQAVGAASDMAGCDIQSVFVGIAGNHIKGFNSPGIIAINNQEIREKDIAAVIQAAQTVKISDNQQIIHVLPQEYMVDDHTGIQNPLGMTGVRLVTNVHIVTADNTALHNLVTSCNRAELNVAEIVLESVASSLTVLTKDEMELGVVLIDIGGGTTDVAIFCNGTIKHTWELALGGNNLTSDLSVGLRTPLQEAEELKYLYGGALSAMIKENHIIEVPTVGDRKPRKVSQRIMVEILEARMEEILQMVNKNICGSGYRNRINAGIVITGGTALLANVVEMAEQIFDLPVRIGYPQGVNGRVEEIQSPRCTTGVGLVLYGSKTKTYVPKESGDMVKRAKKWIKKFF; from the coding sequence ATGGAAGAGCCGGTTCTCCGCGAGCCCGGTGAACTTGTCGCTGGTCTGGACATAGGGACGACCAAGGTCTGTGCCATGATCGGCGAGATCTTTGATGATCAGATTGAGATTATCGGTGTGGGTACTGCGGCTGCTTCAGGCATGAAGAAGGGCGTAGTGGTCAACATTGAGTCTACGGTCAAGTCAATTCGTCAGGCTGTGGGAGCTGCATCGGATATGGCTGGTTGCGATATCCAGTCGGTTTTTGTCGGCATAGCCGGCAACCATATCAAAGGTTTCAACTCACCCGGTATCATTGCCATTAACAATCAGGAAATTCGCGAAAAGGATATCGCAGCGGTCATTCAGGCTGCTCAAACGGTTAAGATATCGGATAATCAACAGATTATTCATGTCTTGCCCCAGGAGTACATGGTTGATGACCACACCGGCATCCAGAATCCGCTCGGCATGACCGGTGTCCGACTGGTTACCAATGTTCATATCGTCACCGCCGACAACACAGCTCTGCATAATCTGGTGACCAGTTGTAACCGTGCTGAACTGAATGTGGCTGAAATAGTGCTCGAATCAGTGGCCTCGTCGTTGACGGTTCTGACGAAGGATGAGATGGAGCTGGGTGTGGTTTTGATTGACATCGGCGGGGGAACAACAGATGTCGCCATTTTTTGTAACGGTACGATTAAACACACCTGGGAGTTGGCCCTGGGTGGCAACAATCTGACCAGCGATCTGTCTGTAGGGTTGCGTACGCCGCTTCAGGAGGCGGAAGAGCTCAAGTACCTCTATGGTGGTGCCCTGTCCGCGATGATCAAGGAAAATCATATTATCGAGGTGCCAACGGTCGGCGATCGCAAGCCGCGGAAGGTATCACAGCGGATTATGGTTGAAATCCTTGAGGCGCGAATGGAGGAGATTCTCCAGATGGTCAACAAGAACATCTGTGGTTCAGGGTATCGTAACCGGATTAATGCCGGTATTGTTATCACCGGAGGCACCGCACTTTTGGCCAACGTTGTGGAGATGGCAGAGCAGATATTTGATCTGCCGGTCCGAATCGGATACCCGCAGGGAGTGAACGGTAGAGTTGAAGAGATCCAGTCGCCTCGTTGTACCACCGGGGTCGGCCTGGTATTGTATGGCAGTAAAACAAAGACCTATGTGCCGAAGGAGAGTGGGGACATGGTCAAAAGAGCAAAAAAGTGGATAAAAAAATTTTTTTAA
- the ftsZ gene encoding cell division protein FtsZ gives MPFRMAEEETVAVIKVIGVGGGGGNAINTMVERRLAGVQFIAANTDMQALEKSRADIRLQLGPGITKGMGAGADPEMGHEAAQESHEDLQAVIKGADMVFVTAGLGGGTGTGAAPTIAKLSKEAGALTVSVVTKPFYFEAKKRMRNAEAGWEKLKEFSDTIITVPNDRLLSLMNKNSTLVDMMQMVDNVLFQAVKGITDLINLPGHINVDFADLKAVMKEVGPAIMGTGSAVGDNRATEAAKRAIDNQLLEEVGIDGARGILINISAARETLTMNEFMEASALIQEKAHDDANIIIGALFDESLGEELRVTVIATGISSIEEPEVSQLEVVRTTRQNLAGSSLPGSKSKLSRLLEEDISLQENTTATIAKPNPLPKGLPRMPKPIFDEHDLGSELDEPAYLRKKAN, from the coding sequence ATGCCTTTCAGGATGGCCGAAGAAGAAACAGTTGCCGTGATCAAGGTGATCGGAGTCGGCGGAGGTGGCGGCAACGCTATCAATACCATGGTCGAGCGTCGACTGGCAGGCGTACAGTTTATTGCCGCCAATACCGATATGCAGGCTTTGGAGAAATCTCGAGCTGACATCCGCTTACAGTTGGGGCCTGGCATTACGAAGGGAATGGGCGCCGGTGCTGACCCGGAAATGGGCCATGAGGCGGCACAGGAGAGTCATGAGGATCTGCAGGCCGTTATCAAAGGTGCTGACATGGTTTTTGTTACCGCCGGATTGGGCGGCGGTACCGGTACCGGAGCAGCACCAACCATTGCCAAGTTAAGTAAAGAGGCGGGTGCCCTGACAGTGTCTGTTGTTACCAAGCCGTTTTATTTTGAGGCAAAAAAACGGATGCGTAATGCCGAAGCGGGTTGGGAGAAGCTGAAAGAGTTTTCAGATACCATCATCACTGTACCCAATGACCGTCTGCTGAGCCTGATGAACAAGAACTCCACCCTGGTGGACATGATGCAGATGGTTGACAATGTACTGTTTCAGGCAGTCAAGGGTATTACGGATCTGATTAATTTACCCGGGCACATCAATGTTGACTTTGCTGATCTCAAGGCCGTTATGAAAGAGGTCGGTCCTGCAATCATGGGTACCGGATCAGCAGTGGGTGACAACCGTGCCACCGAGGCGGCTAAACGGGCTATTGACAACCAGCTGCTGGAGGAGGTGGGGATTGATGGTGCCCGTGGCATCCTCATCAATATTTCAGCAGCCAGAGAAACACTGACCATGAACGAGTTCATGGAAGCCTCGGCTTTGATCCAGGAAAAAGCGCACGACGATGCCAACATCATCATTGGTGCTCTGTTTGATGAATCCCTGGGAGAAGAGTTGCGGGTTACGGTTATTGCCACCGGCATATCAAGTATAGAAGAACCGGAGGTTTCGCAGCTGGAGGTGGTACGGACGACGCGTCAGAACCTTGCCGGTTCCTCCCTGCCCGGGTCCAAGTCCAAGTTGTCCCGGCTGCTTGAAGAGGACATCAGTCTTCAGGAAAACACGACGGCAACCATTGCTAAGCCGAACCCCCTTCCCAAGGGGTTGCCGCGTATGCCCAAACCTATCTTTGATGAGCATGATCTTGGTAGTGAACTTGACGAACCGGCCTATCTTCGCAAAAAGGCCAACTGA